From the genome of Chanos chanos chromosome 5, fChaCha1.1, whole genome shotgun sequence, one region includes:
- the map2k4b gene encoding dual specificity mitogen-activated protein kinase kinase 4b isoform X3 — MATPSPSTNSTSCNQSTNAGSILHHNQTSQHLTTMSGMQGFQINLSGVPQSKRKALKLNFASPPVKPTSRLPLSSATPPFQNPHIERLRTHSIESSGKLKISPGQHCDFTAEDLKDLGEIGRGAYGSVNQMEHKPTGQIMAVKRIRSTVDEREQKQLLMDLDVVMRSSDCPYIVQFYGALFREGDCWICMELMSTSFDKFYKYVYCTLDDVIPEEILGKITLATVKALNHLKENLKIIHRDIKPSNILLDRNGNIKLCDFGISGQLVDSIAKTRDAGCRPYMAPERIDPSASRQGYDVRSDVWSLGITLYELATGRFPYPKWNSVFDQLTQVVKGDPPQLSNSEERQFSPKFINFVNLCLTKDESKRPKYRELLKHPFILMYEERVVDVASYVCKILDQIPASPSSPMYVD, encoded by the exons gGTTTCAGATAAACCTGTCAGGAGTTCCCCAAA gtaaacGCAAAGCACTGAAGCTAAACTTTGCTAGCCCTCCAGTCAAACCAACCTCGagactccctctctcctctgctacTCCCCCGTTTCAGAACCCTCACAT TGAGAGGCTGCGGACACACAGCATTGAGTCGTCAGGGAAACTAAAGATCTCTCCTGGACAGCATTGTGACTTCACCGCTGAGGACCTGAAAGACCTGGGAGAGATAGGAAGGGGAGCCTACGGCTCCGTCAACCAAATGGAGCATAAACCCACTGGTCAAATTATGGCTGTTAAG AGGATTCGCTCCACTGTTGATGAGAGGGAGCAGAAGCAGCTCCTCATGGATTTAGATGTAGTTATGAGGAGTAGCGACTGTCCATATATAGTCCAGTTTTACGGTGCCCTGTTCAGAGAG GGTGACTGCTGGATATGTATGGAACTTATGTCTACCTCGTTTGACAAATTCTACAAATATGTATACTGTACATTAGATGATGTCATTCCAGAGGAAATTTTAGGCAAAATTACATTAGCA actgTGAAAGCACTGAACCACTTGAAAGAAAACttgaaaataattcacagag ACATAAAACCTTCCaacattctccttgatagaaaTGGCAATATCAAGCTCTGTGATTTTGGCATCAGTGGGCAGCTGGTTGACTCTATAGCCAAGACCAGAGATGCTGGGTGTAGACCTTACATGGCA CCTGAGCGGATAGACCCCAGTGCTTCCAGGCAAGGTTACGACGTCCGCTCTGATGTTTGGAGTTTGGGAATCACTCTG tatgAGTTGGCCACAGGGCGTTTCCCCTACCCCAAGTGGAATAGTGTGTTTGACCAGCTGACTCAGGTGGTAAAGGGTGATCCACCGCAACTTAGCAACTCAGAAGAGAGGCAGTTTTCCCCCAAATTTATCAACTTTGTCAATCTATG ccTTACGAAGGATGAGTCAAAAAGGCCAAAGTACAGGGAGCTTCTG aAGCACCCATTCATTCTGATGTATGAGGAGCGAGTGGTTGACGTTGCCAGTTATGTGTGCAAAATTCTGGATCAGATCCCTGCCTCTCCTAGTTCTCCCATGTATGTTGACTGA
- the map2k4b gene encoding dual specificity mitogen-activated protein kinase kinase 4b isoform X4 produces the protein MATPSPSTNSTSCNQSTNAGSILHHNQTSQHLTTMSGMQGKRKALKLNFASPPVKPTSRLPLSSATPPFQNPHIERLRTHSIESSGKLKISPGQHCDFTAEDLKDLGEIGRGAYGSVNQMEHKPTGQIMAVKRIRSTVDEREQKQLLMDLDVVMRSSDCPYIVQFYGALFREGDCWICMELMSTSFDKFYKYVYCTLDDVIPEEILGKITLATVKALNHLKENLKIIHRDIKPSNILLDRNGNIKLCDFGISGQLVDSIAKTRDAGCRPYMAPERIDPSASRQGYDVRSDVWSLGITLYELATGRFPYPKWNSVFDQLTQVVKGDPPQLSNSEERQFSPKFINFVNLCLTKDESKRPKYRELLKHPFILMYEERVVDVASYVCKILDQIPASPSSPMYVD, from the exons gtaaacGCAAAGCACTGAAGCTAAACTTTGCTAGCCCTCCAGTCAAACCAACCTCGagactccctctctcctctgctacTCCCCCGTTTCAGAACCCTCACAT TGAGAGGCTGCGGACACACAGCATTGAGTCGTCAGGGAAACTAAAGATCTCTCCTGGACAGCATTGTGACTTCACCGCTGAGGACCTGAAAGACCTGGGAGAGATAGGAAGGGGAGCCTACGGCTCCGTCAACCAAATGGAGCATAAACCCACTGGTCAAATTATGGCTGTTAAG AGGATTCGCTCCACTGTTGATGAGAGGGAGCAGAAGCAGCTCCTCATGGATTTAGATGTAGTTATGAGGAGTAGCGACTGTCCATATATAGTCCAGTTTTACGGTGCCCTGTTCAGAGAG GGTGACTGCTGGATATGTATGGAACTTATGTCTACCTCGTTTGACAAATTCTACAAATATGTATACTGTACATTAGATGATGTCATTCCAGAGGAAATTTTAGGCAAAATTACATTAGCA actgTGAAAGCACTGAACCACTTGAAAGAAAACttgaaaataattcacagag ACATAAAACCTTCCaacattctccttgatagaaaTGGCAATATCAAGCTCTGTGATTTTGGCATCAGTGGGCAGCTGGTTGACTCTATAGCCAAGACCAGAGATGCTGGGTGTAGACCTTACATGGCA CCTGAGCGGATAGACCCCAGTGCTTCCAGGCAAGGTTACGACGTCCGCTCTGATGTTTGGAGTTTGGGAATCACTCTG tatgAGTTGGCCACAGGGCGTTTCCCCTACCCCAAGTGGAATAGTGTGTTTGACCAGCTGACTCAGGTGGTAAAGGGTGATCCACCGCAACTTAGCAACTCAGAAGAGAGGCAGTTTTCCCCCAAATTTATCAACTTTGTCAATCTATG ccTTACGAAGGATGAGTCAAAAAGGCCAAAGTACAGGGAGCTTCTG aAGCACCCATTCATTCTGATGTATGAGGAGCGAGTGGTTGACGTTGCCAGTTATGTGTGCAAAATTCTGGATCAGATCCCTGCCTCTCCTAGTTCTCCCATGTATGTTGACTGA